A single Lolium perenne isolate Kyuss_39 chromosome 6, Kyuss_2.0, whole genome shotgun sequence DNA region contains:
- the LOC127307129 gene encoding sister chromatid cohesion protein PDS5 homolog D codes for MAAEVPNTELEEQLKGIGTRLQEAPDDSQGLLKLLDEVEILLLKVEQSPPKSTFVAIRPVMTALVRGDLLAHPDADVRLAIASCISEVTRITAPEAPYEDAVMKNVFSVIVESFRTLNDIESPSFGKRASILETVAKVRSCVLMLDLELDEMIREMFRDLFTTMSLDLPENVMSSMATTLKLIVEESEEIQANLASFLLQKARKEEKEISPASFELAERVLSICDKEKMKPVFLKLLQDQGTALDEYSNNLTLVCQYVKVEVDNADEVDNADEVDNADQVDNADKVDNADQVDNADQVDNADQVDNADPPVKDTVDDGKLSERTISDELPQESSKLEEDVSRPEQDGTPLDNGEANQGPPSPKEKPEQSCNTENTKDVEQLKSGSNEDTESPDAKPKESSDVDSDEDLKLKPCKSVATLHSNVDVDKELSADKKAVNGVAVNAAKPDESTPDVVKPKRGRPPGLKSLEKKAARNNQASGLASKKTEEATDSAGKLNKRSAKSNVKSSARKAGEGESSKKQQKLSLKQPKDETLSEEDTAKDLTLKEMVSPKSLTKGSGRTKVQSGENSELKRKREHDTEETPRARKNKGLDASLVGARIRVWWPDDEMYYKGVVDSFDTNSKRHKVAYDDGDIEVLLLRDEKWDFISETEEQSKTPVVPSETRRGRKGRGTSVQPVKEEKTETPKSEGGELPKKRGRPKGWRPNNAGTPSSATASKSKGKTAIKEAKGTPKTGGDLKQQGEKGAKDKATRSADKPKGDLAKDSSNQSGSKPKEVGSKGKDSKDESKSADAPVRGRPGRKPKSPATPVAGGGSSVKEKRKEKEEEAPEMEQEASTGKKRRRKA; via the exons ATGGCGGCGGAGGTGCCCAACACCGAGCTCGAGGAGCAGCTCAAGGGTATCGGGACCCGCCTCCAGGAGGCGCCCGACGACTCCCAAGGCCTGCTCAAGCTCCTCGAC GAGGTCGAGATACTTCTACTGAAGGTGGAGCAATCACCTCCGAAGAGCACATTCGTGGCCATTCGCCCAGTGATGACTGCCCTGGTCAGGGGAGACCTGCTGGCTCACCCCGACGCTGATGTCAGGCTTGCCATAGCATCCTGCATATCTGAGGTCACAAGGATCACTGCGCCCGAGGCTCCCTATGAGGATGCTGTGATGAAG AATGTCTTCTCTGTaattgtggagtccttccggacCTTAAACGATATTGAGAGCCCTTCCTTTGGGAAAAGGGCTTCAATTCTTGAAACCGTGGCAAAGGTCCGCTCATGTGTGCTCATGTTAGATCTTGAGTTGGATGAGATGATCCGGGAAATGTTCAGAGACCTCTTCACAACTATGTC ATTGGACCTCCCAGAAAATGTCATGTCATCTATGGCGACAACACTGAAACTGATAGTAGAAGAGAGTGAGGAAATACAGGCAAACCTTGCATCATTTCTTCTCCAAAAGGCTAGAAAAGAAGAGAAG GAGATATCTCCAGCATCTTTTGAACTTGCAGAGAGGGTGCTAAGCATCTgtgacaaagagaaaatgaaaccAGTATTCCTGAAGTTACTTCAAGATCAAGGCACTGCCTTGGATGAATACAGCAACAATTTAACCTTGGTTTGTCAATACGTAAAGGTGGAAGTCGACAATGCTGATGAAGTTGACAATGCTGATGAAGTTGACAATGCTGATCAAGTTGACAATGCTGATAAAGTCGACAATGCTGATCAAGTCGACAATGCTGATCAAGTCGACAATGCTGATCAAGTCGACAATGCTGATCCTCCTGTGAAGGACACG GTGGATGATGGCAAACTTTCTGAAAGGACTATTTCTGATGAATTACCTCAG GAATCTTCCAAACTGGAGGAAGATGTCAGCCGTCCTGAACAAGATGGTACTCCGCTTGATAATGGTGAGGCTAATCAAGGACCACCTTCACCAAAAGAGAAGCCTGAACAGTCTTGCAATACTGAAAACACAAAAGATGTTGAGCAGTTGAAATCTGGTAGCAATGAAGATACAGAATCTCCTGATGCAAAGCCCAAGGAGTCATCTGATGTTGATTCAGACGAAGACCTAAAGCTCAAACCCTGCAAGTCTGTGGCAACTCTGCACTCTAATGTTGATGTTGACAAAGAGTTATCTGCAGACAAAAAGGCAGTTAATGGAGTAGCTGTTAACGCAGCAAAGCCTGACGAGAGCACACCTGATGTAGTTAAGCCAAAACGAGGCCGGCCTCCTGGACTGAAGTCATTGGAGAAGAAGGCTGCTAGAAACAACCAGGCTTCTGGTTTAGCTTCAAAGAAGACCGAGGAGGCTACTGATTCAGCTGGAAAGTTAAACAAACGATCAGCTAAGAGTAATGTCAAGTCTTCCGCCAGAAAGGCGGGTGAAGGGGAATCATCAAAGAAGCAGCAAAAGCTCAGCTTGAAACAGCCAAAGGATGAAACCCTCTCAGAGGAAGACACTGCCAAAGATCTGACTCTAAAG GAAATGGTCTCTCCCAAGTCTCTGACCAAGGGTTCAGGCAGAACCAAGGTTCAAAGTGGGGAGAATAGTGAGCTGAAGAGGAAACGTGAACACGATACTGAGGAG ACTCCTCGTGCAAGGAAAAACAAAGGTCTGGACGCTAGCCTAGTTGGTGCAAGGATCAGAGTCTGGTGGCCAGATGATGAGAT GTATTACAAGGGTGTTGTTGACTCATTCGACACTAATTCAAAAAGGCACAAG GTTGCGTATGATGATGGAGATATAGAGGTACTATTGCTTAGGGATGAAAAATGGGATTTCATCAGTGAGACTGAG GAACAAAGTAAAACTCCTGTTGTGCCATCTGAGAC GCGGCGTGGCAGGAAAGGGAGAGGAACCTCGGTGCAGCCAGTGAAGGAAGAAAAAACAGAAACACCTAAAAG TGAAGGAGGGGAGCTTCCAAAGAAAAGGGGCCGTCCTAAAGGTTGGCGTCCAAACAATGCTGGAACACCGTCTTCTGCAACTGCAAGTAAATCGAAGGGGAAAACTGCTATCAAGGAGGCCAAAGGGACACCTAAAACTGGAGGTGATCTTAAGCAACAAGGTGAAAAGGGTGCCAAAGACAAAGCCACTCGATCAGCTGACAAGCCAAAGGGTGATTTGGCTAAAGACAGCAGCAACCAGAGTGGCAGCAAACCAAAGGAAGTTGGTAGCAAGGGAAAGGATTCAAAAGATGAAAGCAAATCTGCTGATGCACCTGTGAGAGGTAGGCCTGGCCGGAAACCAAAATCTCCTGCGACTCCTGTGGCTGGTGGTGGATCTTCTGTGAAAGAGAAGCGGAAGGAGAAAGAAGAGGAGGCACCTGAAATGGAGCAGGAAGCATCAACTGGAAAGAAGCGCAGGAGGAAGGCTTAA
- the LOC127307131 gene encoding BTB/POZ domain-containing protein At2g24240-like has translation MCTPAAGRVRLNVGGRVFETTADTLASAGRDTMLGAMLDASWNAPAATTSEYFIDRDPACFAVLLDLLRTGGLHLPPHVPEAALCREALYYGLLDRVRAARWGHFDGDRLRLAASVPGRAPGDGAAVRAAPDGGCCVAHGAAVRVYNWMLQERRPVHLAHAPVNDAAYLDAATLLVAARDGPGSSTRPSSGGVAAFSALTGELRHRFLVAHDRQPRPFTPGALAFNNQHSKIFASCKGRLNEYGVAAWDAATGEQTDFFYEPPACALGDADALQWLDGTSTLMAATMFPRADSSFVTLLDFRCRSVAWSWSDVGTPASLEDKHAVHAVAMEDGWSVCVVNQYDDLGFLDLRSNAGGVRWRSGSKLQMSRKKVKGEETCYPKLATHGGQLFASTTTGAISVFSGPDHALTSTLRASDGGVICDLSIGGDRLFALHNEQNVFDVWETPPLPII, from the coding sequence ATGTGCACGCCAGCGGCGGGCCGCGTGCGCCTCAACGTCGGCGGCCGGGTGTTCGAGACCACGGCCGACACGCTCGCCTCCGCGGGGCGGGACACCATGCTCGGCGCCATGCTGGACGCCTCCTGGAACGCCCCCGCCGCCACCACGTCCGAGTACTTCATCGACCGCGACCCGGCCTGCTTCGCGGTGCTGCTGGACCTGCTCCGCACGGGCGGCCTCCACCTGCCGCCGCACGTCCCCGAGGCCGCCCTCTGCCGCGAGGCGCTCTACTACGGCCTCCTCGACCGCGTCCGCGCCGCGCGCTGGGGCCACTTCGACGGCGACCGCCTCCGCCTCGCCGCCTCCGTCCCCGGCCGCGCGCCCGGGGACGGCGCCGCCGTCCGCGCCGCCCCCGACGGCGGCTGCTGCGTCGCGCACGGCGCCGCCGTGCGCGTGTACAACTGGATGCTCCAGGAGCGCCGGCCCGTCCACCTCGCCCACGCGCCCGTCAACGACGCCGCCTACCTCGACGCCGCCACGCTCCTCGTCGCCGCGCGCGACGGCCCCGGCAGCAGCACTCGCCCCAGCTCCGGCGGCGTGGCGGCCTTCTCCGCGCTCACCGGCGAGCTGCGCCACCGCTTCCTTGTCGCGCACGACCGCCAGCCCAGGCCCTTCACCCCGGGAGCCCTCGCCTTCAACAACCAACACTCTAAAATCTTCGCCAGCTGCAAGGGCCGCCTCAACGAGTACGGCGTCGCCGCGTGGGACGCCGCCACGGGCGAGCAGACCGACTTCTTCTACGAGCCGCCCGCCTGCGCGCTGGGGGACGCCGACGCGCTCCAGTGGCTGGACGGCACGAGCACGCTCATGGCCGCCACCATGTTCCCGCGCGCCGACTCCTCCTTCGTCACCCTGCTGGACTTCCGCTGCAGGAGCGTCGCGTGGTCCTGGTCCGACGTCGGCACCCCCGCGTCGCTCGAGGACAAGCACGCCGTCCACGCGGTCGCGATGGAGGACGGATGGTCGGTCTGCGTCGTCAACCAGTACGACGACCTCGGCTTCCTCGACCTCCGGAGCAACGCTGGCGGCGTCAGGTGGAGGTCTGGGAGCAAGCTGCAGATGAGCAGGAAGAAGGTGAAAGGCGAGGAGACGTGCTACCCCAAGCTCGCCACGCATGGTGGTCAGCTCTTCGCGTCGACAACCACCGGCGCCATCTCGGTGTTCAGCGGCCCCGACCACGCGCTCACGTCGACACTGCGGGCGAGCGACGGCGGCGTCATCTGCGACCTCTCCATCGGGGGCGATCGTCTTTTCGCGCTGCATAACGAGCAGAACGTGTTCGATGTCTGGGAGACGCCCCCGCTTCCGATCATCTGA